The Xanthomonas sontii genome contains a region encoding:
- the dgoD gene encoding galactonate dehydratase, translated as MKIVRLTTYHAAPRWLFLKIETDEGITGWGEPVIEGRARSVEAAVRELGDSLIGKDPARINDIWQMLYRGGFYRGGPILMSAIAGIDQALWDIKGKALCVPVYELLGGRVRDRMKTYRWVGGDRPAATIAQIQGYRDLGFDTFKFNGTEEMKLIDGPRAVDAAVAKVAQIREAFGTAIDFGIDFHGRVAAPMARVLLRELEPFKPLFVEEPVLPEQAEYYPRLAASTPIPLAAGERMFSRFDFKPVLQAGGLSLLQPDLSHAGGITECLKIASMAEAYEVGLAPHCPLGPVALAACLQVDFVSHNAVLQEQSIGIHYNEGADLLDYVLNKDDFACDNGGSIAALPKPGLGVEIDEERLRHANANPPDWHNPIWRHADGSIAEW; from the coding sequence ATGAAGATCGTCCGCCTCACCACCTACCACGCCGCGCCGCGCTGGCTGTTCCTGAAGATCGAGACCGACGAGGGCATCACCGGCTGGGGCGAGCCGGTCATCGAAGGCCGCGCGCGCAGCGTCGAGGCCGCGGTGCGCGAACTCGGCGACAGCCTGATCGGCAAGGACCCGGCGCGGATCAACGACATCTGGCAGATGCTCTACCGCGGCGGCTTCTACCGGGGCGGCCCGATCCTGATGAGCGCCATCGCCGGCATCGACCAGGCGCTGTGGGACATCAAGGGCAAGGCACTGTGCGTGCCGGTGTACGAACTGCTCGGCGGGCGCGTGCGCGACCGCATGAAGACCTACCGCTGGGTCGGCGGCGACCGCCCGGCAGCGACCATCGCGCAGATCCAGGGCTACCGCGACCTCGGCTTCGACACCTTCAAGTTCAACGGCACCGAGGAAATGAAGCTGATCGACGGCCCGCGCGCGGTGGATGCGGCGGTGGCCAAGGTGGCGCAGATCCGCGAGGCGTTCGGCACCGCCATCGACTTCGGCATCGACTTCCACGGCCGCGTTGCCGCGCCGATGGCGCGGGTGCTGCTGCGCGAACTGGAGCCGTTCAAGCCGCTGTTCGTCGAGGAGCCGGTGCTGCCCGAGCAGGCCGAGTACTACCCGCGGCTGGCCGCGTCCACGCCGATCCCGCTGGCGGCCGGCGAGCGCATGTTCTCGCGCTTCGACTTCAAGCCGGTGCTGCAGGCCGGCGGCCTCTCGCTGCTGCAGCCGGACCTCTCGCACGCCGGCGGCATCACCGAATGCCTGAAGATCGCCAGCATGGCCGAGGCCTACGAGGTCGGCCTGGCGCCGCACTGCCCGCTCGGCCCGGTGGCGCTGGCCGCCTGCCTGCAGGTGGATTTCGTCTCGCACAACGCGGTGCTGCAGGAACAGAGCATCGGCATCCACTACAACGAAGGCGCCGACCTGCTCGACTACGTGCTCAACAAGGACGACTTCGCCTGCGACAATGGCGGCAGCATCGCCGCATTGCCCAAACCGGGCCTCGGCGTGGAGATCGACGAGGAGCGCCTGCGCCATGCCAACGCCAACCCACCCGACTGGCACAACCCCATCTGGCGTCACGCCGACGGCAGCATCGCCGAGTGGTGA
- a CDS encoding SMP-30/gluconolactonase/LRE family protein: MNTSLPPRHTATLAVDSRCAHGEGMLWCERRGVLFWVDISGRRLWRHNPASNVSRHWDLPDRPGCLGLFDDGRLLLALAKGVYAADPDAAAEADSALPLQHLADVEPERDDTRSNDGRADRHGNFVFGTMSEREDQAPVGSFYQWSARHGLRRLPLPGVAIPNAICFSADGRTLYYCDSVQPRILCCDYDPDSAHTANSRVFAELDHAGAEPDGAIVDAEGHLWNAQWRAWQVVRYRPDGSVERRVALPVKHPTCPALGGADGGTLYLSTSRQDHSEDELARTPQAGGVYVAAVGIAGLPEGRIASA, from the coding sequence ATGAACACCTCTCTTCCGCCCCGCCACACCGCCACGCTGGCGGTGGACAGCCGCTGTGCGCATGGTGAGGGCATGCTGTGGTGCGAGCGCCGCGGCGTGCTGTTCTGGGTCGACATCAGCGGCCGCCGCCTGTGGCGCCACAATCCCGCCAGCAACGTCAGCCGGCATTGGGACCTGCCCGATCGTCCCGGCTGCCTGGGCCTGTTCGACGACGGCCGCCTGCTGCTGGCGCTGGCCAAGGGCGTGTACGCCGCCGATCCGGATGCCGCCGCCGAGGCCGACAGCGCGCTGCCGCTGCAGCACCTGGCGGACGTGGAGCCGGAACGCGACGACACCCGCAGCAACGACGGCCGCGCCGACCGCCACGGCAACTTCGTGTTCGGCACCATGAGCGAGCGCGAGGACCAGGCGCCGGTCGGCAGCTTCTACCAGTGGTCGGCGCGCCACGGCCTGCGCCGCCTGCCGTTGCCGGGCGTGGCCATTCCCAACGCGATCTGCTTCAGCGCCGACGGCCGCACCCTGTACTACTGCGACTCGGTGCAGCCGCGCATCCTGTGCTGCGACTACGACCCGGACAGCGCGCACACCGCCAACAGCCGCGTGTTCGCCGAACTGGACCATGCCGGCGCCGAGCCGGACGGTGCCATCGTCGACGCCGAAGGCCACCTGTGGAACGCGCAATGGCGCGCCTGGCAGGTGGTGCGCTACCGCCCCGACGGCAGCGTCGAGCGCCGCGTCGCCCTGCCGGTCAAGCATCCCACCTGCCCCGCCCTGGGCGGCGCCGATGGCGGCACGTTGTACCTGAGCACCTCGCGGCAGGATCACAGCGAGGACGAACTGGCACGCACGCCGCAGGCCGGCGGCGTGTACGTGGCTGCGGTCGGCATCGCCGGCCTGCCCGAAGGACGCATCGCCAGCGCATGA
- a CDS encoding 2-dehydro-3-deoxygalactonokinase yields the protein MIVVDWGTSSLRGYRLDADGCILDQRRSDQGIAACQGRFAATLATLIDGWDGDIVLCGMIGSRNGWIELPYAPCPADAAALAAAMQPLQDPALPGRTLWFVPGVASDADAVPDVMRGEETQLIGLLALLAQEPPTTEIHHVCLPGTHSKWVTLQDGRIASLATMMTGELYALLRTHSLLARLMDADDGVFDAAAFDAGVQRSGEPGGLLHHLFGVRSLGLFERLSAAAAPSYLSGLLIGHELRAHPALPPVVHLVGGSGLLARYAHALAALGSRVRTHPEDLAARGLYRLAQQHGGLAG from the coding sequence ATGATCGTCGTCGATTGGGGAACCAGCAGCCTGCGCGGCTATCGGCTCGACGCCGACGGCTGCATTCTCGACCAGCGCCGCAGCGACCAGGGCATCGCCGCCTGCCAGGGCCGCTTCGCCGCGACCCTGGCCACCCTGATCGACGGCTGGGACGGCGACATCGTCCTGTGCGGGATGATCGGTAGCCGCAACGGCTGGATCGAACTGCCGTACGCGCCCTGCCCGGCCGACGCTGCCGCCCTGGCCGCGGCGATGCAGCCGCTACAGGATCCGGCCCTGCCCGGCCGCACGCTGTGGTTCGTACCCGGCGTGGCCAGCGACGCCGACGCCGTGCCGGACGTGATGCGCGGCGAGGAGACGCAGCTGATCGGCCTGCTCGCGTTGCTCGCGCAGGAACCGCCGACGACCGAGATCCACCACGTCTGCCTGCCCGGCACCCACAGCAAGTGGGTGACCCTGCAGGATGGGCGCATCGCCTCGCTGGCGACGATGATGACCGGCGAGTTGTACGCGCTGCTGCGCACGCACAGCCTGCTGGCGCGGCTGATGGACGCCGACGACGGCGTCTTCGATGCGGCCGCGTTCGATGCCGGCGTGCAGCGCAGCGGCGAACCCGGCGGCCTGCTGCACCATCTGTTCGGCGTGCGCAGCCTGGGCCTGTTCGAACGCCTGAGCGCCGCCGCGGCACCGTCCTACCTGTCCGGCCTGCTGATCGGCCACGAACTGCGCGCGCACCCCGCCTTGCCGCCGGTGGTGCACCTGGTCGGCGGCAGCGGCCTGCTGGCGCGCTACGCGCATGCGCTGGCCGCGCTCGGCAGCCGCGTGCGCACCCATCCGGAGGACCTGGCCGCACGCGGCCTGTATCGGCTGGCGCAGCAGCACGGCGGCCTGGCCGGCTGA
- the fdxA gene encoding ferredoxin FdxA translates to MPFVVTENCIKCKYTDCVEVCPVDCFHAGPNFLVIDPDECIDCTLCEPECPANAIYPEDDVPAGQESFVALNAELAKAWPVLTTRQEPLPDAAEWDGKPNKLPLLQK, encoded by the coding sequence ATGCCTTTCGTCGTCACCGAAAACTGCATCAAGTGCAAATACACCGACTGCGTGGAAGTGTGCCCCGTGGATTGCTTCCACGCCGGCCCGAACTTCCTGGTGATCGATCCGGACGAGTGCATCGACTGCACGCTGTGCGAGCCGGAATGCCCGGCCAACGCCATCTATCCCGAAGACGACGTGCCCGCCGGCCAGGAAAGCTTCGTCGCGCTCAACGCGGAACTGGCCAAGGCCTGGCCGGTGCTGACCACGCGCCAGGAACCGCTACCCGACGCCGCCGAGTGGGACGGCAAGCCGAACAAGCTGCCGCTGCTGCAGAAGTAA
- the dapA gene encoding 4-hydroxy-tetrahydrodipicolinate synthase gives MSLSGIITALATPFQGNGDLDLDAWQRLLKRQLDGGVQGLVVAGSTGEAATLLDEEYDRILREAVQTIDGRVPVLAGTGLSGTAKTVALTQRAAAGGAQYALVVTPPYVRPTQAGLIAHYTQVAEQGGLPVVLYNVPGRTGCDLLPETVAHLAQHPNIVGIKEAVSDPQRIAALAALRSDRFAVFSGDDGSAAQAMLAGYDGLISVASNALPRAYRRLCDLARARQAEPAQAWDARLQPFHAFCGIESNPIPVKALLQRAGIGQGLRLPLLPLSAAHHATADRLAADAAALEDLSSRETLAA, from the coding sequence TTGTCCCTCTCCGGCATCATCACCGCCCTGGCCACGCCCTTCCAGGGCAATGGCGACCTCGACCTCGACGCCTGGCAGCGGCTGCTCAAACGCCAGCTCGACGGCGGCGTGCAGGGGCTGGTGGTGGCGGGATCGACCGGCGAGGCGGCTACGCTGCTGGACGAGGAGTACGACCGGATCCTGCGCGAGGCGGTGCAGACGATCGACGGGCGCGTACCGGTGCTGGCCGGGACCGGCCTGTCCGGCACCGCCAAGACCGTGGCGCTGACCCAGCGCGCCGCCGCCGGTGGCGCGCAGTACGCGCTGGTGGTGACGCCGCCGTACGTGCGTCCGACCCAGGCCGGCTTGATCGCGCACTACACCCAGGTCGCCGAGCAGGGCGGCCTGCCGGTGGTGCTGTACAACGTGCCCGGCCGCACCGGCTGCGACCTGCTGCCGGAGACCGTGGCGCACCTGGCGCAGCATCCGAACATCGTCGGCATCAAGGAAGCCGTGAGCGACCCGCAGCGCATCGCCGCGCTCGCCGCCCTGCGCAGCGATCGCTTTGCCGTGTTCAGCGGCGACGACGGCAGCGCCGCGCAGGCGATGCTGGCCGGCTATGACGGGCTGATCTCGGTCGCCTCCAATGCCTTGCCGCGCGCTTACCGGCGCCTTTGCGACCTGGCGCGTGCGCGCCAGGCCGAGCCGGCACAGGCCTGGGACGCGCGGCTGCAGCCGTTCCATGCGTTCTGCGGCATCGAATCCAACCCGATCCCGGTCAAGGCGCTGCTGCAGCGCGCCGGGATCGGCCAGGGCCTGCGGCTGCCGCTGCTGCCGCTGTCCGCGGCGCACCATGCCACGGCCGACCGACTTGCCGCCGACGCTGCCGCGTTGGAAGACCTATCCAGCCGCGAAACGCTCGCGGCCTGA
- a CDS encoding glycine cleavage system protein R, translating to MPEAPLTDTTPRPAPTENHLLINAYTTHPESPLLPVTRRIADSGCNLVDARLATVGRDVSVTALATGSWDSVAKLEAMLTRLDREEGMKLVWYRTGAKQAQSNLLPYIVEVIAADKPGILFQLADFFDRQGITIENLQSTRYRAMQTGAEMFSAQVTIGVPANMHIAALRDDFLEFCDHLNLDAIMDPMKF from the coding sequence ATGCCGGAAGCCCCTTTGACCGACACCACGCCCCGGCCCGCGCCGACCGAAAACCACCTCCTGATCAACGCCTACACGACGCATCCGGAGTCGCCCTTGTTGCCGGTGACGCGTCGCATCGCCGACAGCGGCTGCAATCTCGTCGATGCGCGCCTGGCCACGGTCGGCCGCGACGTGTCGGTGACCGCGCTGGCGACCGGCTCGTGGGATTCGGTGGCCAAGCTCGAAGCCATGCTCACCCGCCTCGACCGCGAGGAAGGCATGAAGCTGGTGTGGTACCGCACCGGCGCCAAGCAGGCGCAGTCCAATCTGCTGCCGTACATCGTCGAAGTCATCGCCGCCGACAAACCGGGCATCCTGTTCCAGCTGGCCGACTTCTTCGACCGCCAGGGCATCACCATCGAAAACCTGCAGAGCACGCGCTACCGCGCCATGCAGACCGGCGCGGAGATGTTCTCGGCGCAGGTGACGATCGGGGTGCCGGCGAACATGCACATCGCCGCGCTGCGCGACGACTTCCTCGAGTTCTGCGACCACCTCAACCTGGACGCGATCAT